Proteins encoded within one genomic window of Halorussus salilacus:
- a CDS encoding cytochrome c biogenesis protein CcdA: protein MTASGFVGALAFAASTGVATFFAPCAFPLLPGYVGYYVTGADRTTGVTAAAAAATGALVALGAVAGLVFALGRTVTSILPLFEPLVGVGLVAFGVLVLTGRAPDVRVALPERPESLLGFGAFGAVYAVAAAGCVAPLFLGVVTQALAFPPGRGAAVLGVYAGAVSAPLVGVTLLANAGVYVWRGLGRHAGRLEQAAAVVMILAGLGQLYLSVVVLDVV, encoded by the coding sequence ATGACCGCCTCGGGGTTCGTCGGCGCGCTCGCGTTCGCGGCCAGTACGGGCGTGGCGACGTTCTTCGCGCCGTGTGCGTTTCCGCTCCTCCCCGGGTACGTGGGGTACTACGTCACGGGAGCCGACCGGACCACCGGCGTCACGGCCGCGGCCGCGGCCGCCACCGGTGCACTGGTCGCGCTCGGGGCAGTCGCGGGTCTCGTGTTCGCGCTGGGCCGAACCGTCACGTCGATACTGCCGCTGTTCGAACCGCTCGTCGGCGTCGGACTGGTCGCCTTCGGCGTCCTCGTTCTGACCGGACGGGCCCCCGACGTGCGGGTGGCGCTCCCCGAGCGTCCGGAGTCGCTACTCGGCTTCGGCGCGTTCGGCGCGGTGTACGCCGTCGCGGCCGCCGGATGCGTCGCACCGCTGTTTCTCGGCGTCGTGACCCAGGCGCTCGCGTTCCCGCCCGGTCGCGGGGCCGCCGTGCTCGGGGTGTACGCAGGTGCGGTCTCCGCACCGCTGGTCGGGGTCACGCTACTGGCGAATGCGGGCGTCTACGTCTGGCGCGGCCTCGGGCGACACGCCGGACGACTGGAGCAGGCGGCCGCCGTCGTGATGATACTCGCCGGGCTGGGGCAACTGTATCTCTCGGTCGTAGTCCTCGACGTGGTATGA
- the msrA gene encoding peptide-methionine (S)-S-oxide reductase MsrA, whose product MTETERATLAGGCFWCTEAAFKELDGVVEVTSGYAGGHVEDPTYEAVCTGETGHAEVVQVEYDPAKLSYEDLLQVFFTVHDPTQLNRQGPDVGTQYRSAVFYHDDDQKETVERFVAELEAEGAYDEGDIVTEIEPLEAFYEAEEYHQDYYEKNPNDQYCSIQAEPKVKKVREKFGEKVAQ is encoded by the coding sequence ATGACCGAAACCGAACGCGCCACCCTCGCTGGCGGGTGCTTCTGGTGTACCGAAGCGGCGTTCAAGGAACTCGACGGCGTGGTCGAGGTCACCTCGGGCTACGCGGGCGGCCACGTCGAGGACCCGACCTACGAGGCGGTCTGCACCGGCGAGACGGGCCACGCGGAGGTCGTGCAGGTCGAGTACGACCCCGCGAAGCTGAGCTACGAGGACCTCCTGCAGGTGTTCTTCACGGTCCACGACCCGACCCAACTCAATCGTCAGGGACCCGACGTGGGCACTCAGTACCGGTCGGCGGTGTTCTACCACGACGACGACCAGAAAGAGACGGTCGAGCGGTTCGTCGCGGAACTGGAGGCCGAGGGCGCGTACGACGAGGGCGACATCGTCACCGAGATCGAGCCCCTCGAAGCGTTCTACGAGGCCGAGGAATATCATCAGGACTACTACGAGAAGAACCCCAACGACCAGTACTGCTCGATACAGGCCGAACCCAAGGTCAAGAAGGTCCGAGAGAAGTTCGGCGAGAAGGTCGCACAGTAG
- a CDS encoding mandelate racemase/muconate lactonizing enzyme family protein, protein MVRNYAELHDPNAEYTMRDLSSESMGLDRERGPGPRDLEITDVQTTMVDGNFPWTLVRVYTDAGVVGTGEAYWGAGVPELVQRMKPFLVGENPLDIDRLYEHLVQKMSGEGSVEGVTVTAISGIEIALHDLAGKVLDVPAYQLLGGKYRDEVRVYCDCHTADEADPEACADEAERVVEELGYDALKFDLDVPSGHEKDRANRHLRPGEVRHKTDIVEAVTERVKDRADVAFDCHWTFSGGSAKRLASALEDYDVWWLEDPVPPENLDVQEEVTKSTLTPITVGENRYRVTELRRLIENQAVDIVAPDMPKVGGMRETRKIADVANQYYVPVAMHNVSSPVATMASAHVGTAIPNSLAVEYHSYQLGWWEDLVEEDVIEDGYIEIPEEPGLGVTLDMDVVEDKMVAGEELFDEA, encoded by the coding sequence ATGGTACGGAACTACGCCGAGCTCCACGACCCGAACGCCGAGTACACGATGCGAGACCTCTCCTCGGAGTCGATGGGGCTCGACCGCGAGCGCGGTCCGGGACCGCGGGACCTCGAAATCACCGACGTCCAGACCACGATGGTCGACGGCAACTTCCCGTGGACGCTCGTCCGGGTGTACACCGACGCCGGAGTCGTCGGCACCGGCGAGGCCTACTGGGGCGCGGGCGTCCCCGAACTCGTCCAGCGGATGAAACCCTTCCTCGTGGGCGAGAACCCCCTCGACATCGACAGGCTCTACGAGCACCTCGTCCAGAAGATGTCGGGCGAAGGCTCCGTCGAGGGCGTCACCGTCACCGCCATCTCGGGCATCGAAATCGCGCTCCACGACCTCGCGGGCAAGGTGCTGGACGTGCCCGCCTACCAACTCCTCGGCGGGAAGTACCGCGACGAGGTCCGGGTGTACTGCGACTGTCACACCGCCGACGAGGCCGACCCCGAGGCCTGCGCAGACGAGGCCGAGCGCGTGGTCGAGGAACTGGGCTACGACGCGCTCAAGTTCGACCTCGACGTGCCCTCCGGTCACGAGAAGGACCGCGCGAACCGCCACCTCCGGCCGGGCGAGGTCCGTCACAAGACCGACATCGTCGAGGCCGTCACCGAGCGCGTCAAGGACCGCGCCGACGTCGCCTTCGACTGCCACTGGACCTTCTCGGGCGGGAGCGCGAAGCGACTCGCCAGCGCGCTGGAGGACTACGACGTCTGGTGGCTCGAAGACCCCGTCCCGCCGGAGAACCTCGACGTGCAGGAGGAGGTCACGAAGTCCACGCTCACCCCCATCACGGTCGGCGAGAACCGCTATCGAGTCACCGAACTCCGTCGGCTCATCGAGAACCAGGCGGTCGACATCGTCGCGCCCGACATGCCCAAGGTCGGCGGGATGCGCGAGACCCGGAAGATAGCCGACGTGGCGAACCAGTACTACGTTCCGGTCGCCATGCACAACGTCTCCTCGCCCGTGGCGACGATGGCCTCCGCCCACGTCGGCACCGCCATCCCGAACTCGCTGGCGGTCGAGTACCACAGCTACCAGCTCGGCTGGTGGGAAGACCTCGTCGAGGAGGACGTCATCGAGGACGGCTACATCGAGATTCCCGAGGAGCCGGGGCTGGGCGTGACGCTCGATATGGACGTGGTCGAAGACAAGATGGTGGCGGGCGAGGAACTGTTCGACGAGGCGTAG
- a CDS encoding dihydrodipicolinate synthase family protein — MGNAPAPGSGDPLDIHGVVPPTITAFDEDESVDYEATAAHARFVVDRGAHGVFPLGTNGEFPLLAPEERDDVVEAVVETVGDDAPVIAGVGAPSTRQTVAHAERAEMVGADGVVVVTPYYYPLDHEGALDHYRRVAAAVDLPVYVYHIPSKTGNSLSLDTLDSLADIDNLVGLKDSSKDVPWLGQAIDAHPELTFLAGSDSLLVPGLDLGCAGMVSAVANAFPELVVDLYEAYDDGDEERARRLQSDVYEVRDALKRGPYMAGVKTALDLREVGFDPGPLRSPLRKMDDDDRAALRADLSELDLL, encoded by the coding sequence ATGGGAAACGCACCAGCACCCGGCTCGGGCGACCCCCTCGACATCCACGGGGTCGTCCCGCCGACCATAACGGCGTTCGACGAGGACGAATCGGTCGACTACGAGGCGACCGCGGCCCACGCGCGGTTCGTCGTGGACCGCGGGGCACACGGGGTCTTCCCGCTGGGCACCAACGGCGAGTTCCCGTTGCTCGCGCCCGAGGAGCGCGACGACGTGGTCGAGGCGGTCGTCGAGACGGTCGGCGACGACGCGCCGGTCATCGCGGGCGTCGGCGCGCCCAGCACCCGCCAGACCGTCGCCCACGCCGAGCGCGCCGAGATGGTCGGTGCCGACGGCGTGGTCGTCGTGACGCCGTACTACTACCCGCTGGACCACGAGGGCGCGCTCGACCACTACCGCCGGGTCGCGGCGGCGGTCGACCTCCCGGTGTACGTCTACCACATCCCGAGCAAGACCGGCAACTCGCTGTCGCTCGACACGCTGGATTCGCTCGCCGACATCGACAACCTCGTCGGTCTCAAGGATTCGAGCAAGGACGTGCCGTGGCTCGGGCAGGCCATCGACGCCCACCCCGAACTGACCTTCCTCGCGGGGTCGGACTCCCTGCTGGTCCCCGGCCTCGACCTCGGCTGTGCGGGGATGGTCAGCGCGGTCGCCAACGCCTTCCCCGAACTGGTCGTCGACCTCTACGAGGCCTACGACGACGGCGACGAGGAGCGCGCCCGGCGACTCCAGAGCGACGTCTACGAGGTCCGGGACGCCCTCAAGCGCGGGCCCTACATGGCCGGGGTCAAGACCGCTCTCGACCTCCGGGAGGTCGGATTCGACCCCGGACCGCTCCGGAGCCCGCTCCGGAAGATGGACGACGACGACCGGGCGGCTCTTCGGGCCGACCTGTCGGAACTCGACCTGCTGTGA
- a CDS encoding HAD family hydrolase, with product MERYDQLYRLYEEFDAATLRAYQDFVDVFPPVDSRVALEHWQDASDELAARKDEVRSAFSETGETFCELAARATRDQAFAALDLHAKYGRGVNVLVLDVDETLRSAGGTDNEIPRETLHLLTEFHEEGTPIVVCTGQTLENVKGFLIQGLGNELVHSGDVSVVYEAGTGVFTPGHGADTKRLLYEDLGEDIRAVFDAVRSRILSDAPDELRRGCHLQGNEFNVTLKPNFETGSDRAREVIDRALVYELGLLGDAVAERVGAGDAEGADAEDASADPGDWASAYYADQDPEIRGVLEREGETVDLAPDDVPEGIREAFERIDVAYYEADAAEIGSLELNKVVGVEAAFEVLGIDDPFAAVLGDSKSDLRVMEWVADEDAGIAAAPEHASRDVLDHVIRTDELVFDRGKAGDVLRTIYALNRLATLD from the coding sequence ATGGAGCGCTACGACCAACTCTATCGCCTCTACGAGGAGTTCGACGCCGCGACCCTCCGCGCCTACCAGGACTTCGTGGACGTGTTCCCGCCGGTGGACTCGCGGGTCGCGCTCGAACACTGGCAGGACGCCAGCGACGAACTCGCCGCGCGCAAGGACGAGGTCCGGTCGGCGTTCTCCGAGACCGGCGAGACGTTCTGCGAGCTCGCCGCGCGCGCGACCCGGGACCAGGCGTTCGCCGCGCTCGACCTCCACGCCAAGTACGGCCGGGGGGTGAACGTCCTCGTCCTCGACGTGGACGAGACCCTGCGCTCGGCGGGCGGGACCGACAACGAGATTCCCCGCGAGACGCTCCACCTGCTGACCGAGTTCCACGAGGAGGGGACGCCCATCGTGGTCTGCACCGGCCAGACGCTGGAGAACGTCAAGGGCTTTCTCATCCAGGGGCTCGGCAACGAACTCGTCCACTCGGGCGACGTGAGCGTGGTCTACGAGGCCGGGACCGGCGTGTTCACGCCCGGCCACGGCGCAGACACCAAGCGACTGCTCTACGAGGACCTCGGCGAGGACATCCGGGCGGTCTTCGACGCGGTCCGCTCGCGGATTCTCTCGGACGCGCCCGACGAACTCCGGCGGGGGTGTCACCTTCAGGGAAACGAGTTCAACGTCACGCTCAAGCCCAACTTCGAGACCGGGAGCGACCGGGCCCGCGAGGTCATCGACCGCGCGCTGGTCTACGAACTCGGCCTGCTCGGCGACGCGGTGGCCGAGCGCGTCGGGGCGGGAGACGCGGAGGGAGCCGACGCCGAGGACGCGAGCGCCGACCCCGGCGACTGGGCCAGCGCCTACTACGCCGATCAGGACCCCGAAATCCGCGGCGTCCTCGAACGCGAGGGCGAGACCGTCGACCTCGCGCCCGACGACGTGCCCGAGGGGATTCGGGAGGCGTTCGAGCGCATCGACGTCGCCTACTACGAGGCCGACGCCGCCGAAATCGGGAGCCTCGAACTCAACAAGGTCGTCGGCGTCGAGGCCGCCTTCGAGGTGCTGGGCATCGACGACCCGTTCGCGGCGGTGCTGGGCGACAGCAAGAGCGACCTCCGGGTGATGGAGTGGGTCGCAGACGAGGACGCCGGAATCGCGGCCGCGCCCGAACACGCCTCCCGGGACGTGCTGGACCACGTCATCCGGACCGACGAACTCGTCTTCGACCGCGGAAAGGCCGGGGACGTGTTGCGGACCATCTACGCGCTGAATCGGCTGGCGACGCTCGATTGA
- a CDS encoding AIR synthase family protein translates to MVGKLDSDDLANFVLSRTGAPDEDVLMGPKYGEDAAAIRFGDRILIASSDPLSLARERLGTLAVHVACNDVAACGGDPRWLTNVVFLPNDDPETLDVLTGQIDAEADSLGVAIVGGHSEYAPALERPMVSMTALGVADEYVPTAGADPGDRVLLTKGAGVEGTAILATDFREDLDLPAAALERAEGFFGDISVVPESAVLRERATAMHDPTEGGVLNGLVELAVASGVRIDVERSSVPVREETAAACEAMGVDPLRIFGSGALLAAVPGGEIDDALGDLRDAGIEASEIGVVTETDDPGVDLDGEVVREGVRDDLYALWE, encoded by the coding sequence ATGGTCGGCAAACTCGACTCCGACGATCTGGCGAACTTCGTCCTCTCGCGGACCGGCGCGCCCGACGAGGACGTGCTGATGGGACCGAAGTACGGGGAGGACGCCGCGGCGATCCGGTTCGGCGACCGCATCCTGATCGCCAGTTCCGACCCCCTCTCGCTGGCGCGTGAGCGACTCGGCACCCTCGCGGTCCACGTCGCGTGCAACGACGTCGCGGCCTGCGGCGGCGACCCCCGGTGGCTGACGAACGTCGTCTTCCTGCCGAACGACGACCCCGAGACGCTCGACGTGCTGACGGGCCAGATAGACGCCGAGGCCGACTCGCTGGGGGTCGCCATCGTCGGCGGCCACTCCGAGTACGCCCCCGCACTGGAGCGCCCGATGGTGTCGATGACCGCGCTCGGGGTCGCCGACGAGTACGTCCCCACCGCCGGTGCCGACCCCGGCGACCGCGTCCTGCTGACCAAGGGCGCGGGCGTCGAGGGGACCGCGATTCTGGCGACCGACTTCCGCGAGGACCTCGACCTCCCGGCCGCCGCGCTCGAACGCGCCGAGGGCTTCTTCGGCGATATCAGCGTCGTCCCCGAGTCGGCCGTCCTCCGCGAGCGCGCCACCGCGATGCACGACCCCACGGAGGGCGGCGTCCTCAACGGCCTCGTGGAGCTGGCGGTCGCCTCCGGGGTCCGAATCGACGTGGAGCGGTCGTCGGTCCCCGTCCGCGAGGAGACCGCCGCGGCCTGCGAGGCGATGGGCGTCGACCCGCTGCGCATCTTCGGGTCCGGGGCGCTCCTCGCCGCGGTCCCGGGGGGAGAAATCGACGACGCGCTCGGCGACCTCCGCGACGCGGGAATCGAAGCGAGCGAGATAGGCGTCGTGACCGAGACCGACGACCCTGGAGTCGACCTCGACGGCGAGGTCGTTCGAGAGGGCGTCCGGGACGACCTCTACGCGCTGTGGGAGTGA
- a CDS encoding glucose 1-dehydrogenase — protein sequence MEAVVIRRGASSPAVEELPRPDPDAGEVLVRTLRVGVDGTDHEVIEGSHGGYPEGDDYLVLGHEAVGVVADANGTAFEAGDVVAPTVRRPPADGPNEYFERGEPDMAPPEACVERGIDGAHGFMAEYFTSPAEYLVHVPEELAEWGFLVEPASITEKALEHAAASRSAFDWTPESALVLGNGSLGLLTLAMLVARGYDRTYCLGRRDRPDPTIDVIEKLGATYIDSRVTPVPEVPAAHEPMDLVYEATGYARHAFESIEALAPGGVAALLGVPDPWRFEVDGGRLHEELVMTNKALVGSVNSNTSHFAAAVETLADLPAWFLDDLVTGVHGLDDCEAAFADGDETTIKTAVQFAQI from the coding sequence ATGGAAGCAGTCGTCATCCGTCGCGGCGCGTCCTCGCCCGCGGTCGAAGAGCTACCCCGCCCGGACCCGGACGCGGGGGAGGTACTGGTCCGGACCCTCCGGGTCGGCGTCGACGGCACCGACCACGAGGTCATCGAGGGGTCCCACGGCGGGTACCCCGAGGGCGACGACTACCTCGTCCTCGGTCACGAGGCCGTCGGCGTCGTCGCCGACGCGAACGGGACCGCCTTCGAGGCGGGCGACGTGGTCGCACCGACCGTGCGCCGACCGCCCGCCGACGGCCCGAACGAGTACTTCGAGCGCGGCGAACCCGACATGGCCCCGCCGGAGGCCTGCGTCGAGCGCGGCATCGACGGCGCGCACGGCTTCATGGCCGAGTACTTCACGAGTCCCGCCGAGTACCTCGTCCATGTGCCCGAGGAACTCGCCGAGTGGGGCTTTCTGGTCGAACCCGCCAGCATCACCGAGAAGGCCCTCGAACACGCCGCGGCCTCGCGGTCGGCGTTCGACTGGACGCCCGAGTCGGCCCTCGTCCTCGGCAACGGGAGCCTCGGCCTGCTCACGCTCGCGATGCTCGTCGCGCGAGGGTACGACCGCACCTACTGTCTGGGTCGGCGCGACCGACCGGACCCGACCATCGACGTTATCGAGAAGTTAGGCGCGACCTATATCGATTCGCGCGTGACGCCCGTGCCCGAGGTCCCCGCGGCCCACGAACCGATGGACCTCGTCTACGAGGCGACCGGATACGCCAGACACGCCTTCGAGTCCATCGAGGCGCTCGCGCCCGGCGGGGTCGCCGCCCTCCTCGGCGTGCCCGACCCGTGGCGGTTCGAGGTCGACGGCGGCCGCCTCCACGAGGAGCTGGTGATGACGAACAAGGCGCTCGTCGGGAGCGTCAACTCCAACACCTCGCACTTCGCGGCCGCGGTCGAGACGCTGGCCGACCTCCCGGCGTGGTTCCTCGACGACCTCGTGACGGGCGTCCACGGACTCGACGACTGCGAGGCGGCGTTTGCTGACGGCGACGAAACGACAATAAAGACCGCAGTCCAATTTGCCCAGATATGA
- the gfcR gene encoding transcriptional regulator GfcR gives MKNVDDLIESAAELANQGLSKGEIADELNVSRETASWLVERSGSGTDAAATPDPEPSGDGGPHDIHVDWSALGRDSARLYHAGAAMADLLEKQGEEVDLTIGIEKAGVPLATSVARELDTDLGAYAPAKHQWEEGDIEELGGTFSRNFAQIRGRECYVVDDTITSGTTMTETVKAIRNEGGKPVACCVLVDKQGVEAVEGVPVHSLINVVRVGDEE, from the coding sequence ATGAAGAACGTAGACGACCTCATCGAAAGCGCAGCCGAGTTGGCGAACCAGGGCCTCTCGAAGGGCGAGATAGCCGACGAACTCAACGTCTCCCGGGAGACCGCGAGCTGGCTGGTCGAGCGAAGCGGGAGCGGCACCGACGCCGCCGCGACCCCCGACCCCGAGCCGTCGGGCGACGGCGGCCCTCACGACATCCACGTCGACTGGTCGGCGCTGGGCCGCGACAGCGCCCGCCTCTACCACGCCGGGGCCGCGATGGCCGACCTCCTCGAAAAGCAGGGCGAGGAGGTCGACCTGACCATCGGCATCGAGAAGGCGGGCGTGCCCCTCGCGACCTCGGTCGCGCGCGAACTCGACACCGACCTCGGTGCCTACGCGCCAGCCAAACACCAGTGGGAGGAGGGTGACATCGAGGAACTCGGCGGCACCTTCTCGCGCAACTTCGCTCAGATTCGAGGTCGGGAGTGCTACGTGGTCGACGACACCATCACCAGCGGGACCACCATGACCGAGACCGTCAAGGCCATCCGCAACGAGGGCGGCAAGCCGGTCGCCTGCTGTGTCCTCGTGGACAAGCAGGGCGTCGAGGCGGTCGAGGGCGTGCCGGTCCACTCGCTCATCAACGTCGTGCGGGTGGGCGACGAGGAGTAG
- a CDS encoding glutaredoxin family protein, which yields MTFQPESDLTEAEVRERVDAAIEDNDVVLFMKGNELMPQCGYSQKALELIGRHREDYETVDVLEALPEYRAALESHSGWETIPQTFVDGEFVGGSDVLAELDERGELGETLSA from the coding sequence ATGACGTTCCAACCCGAGAGCGACCTGACCGAGGCGGAGGTCCGCGAGCGCGTGGACGCCGCCATCGAGGACAACGACGTGGTCCTGTTCATGAAGGGCAACGAGCTGATGCCCCAGTGCGGGTACTCCCAGAAGGCGCTCGAACTCATCGGTCGACACCGCGAGGACTACGAGACGGTGGACGTGCTGGAGGCCCTCCCCGAGTACCGGGCGGCGCTCGAATCCCACAGCGGGTGGGAGACCATCCCCCAGACGTTCGTCGACGGCGAGTTCGTGGGCGGGAGCGACGTGCTGGCCGAACTCGACGAGCGAGGCGAACTCGGTGAGACGCTATCGGCCTGA
- a CDS encoding DUF7110 family protein, protein MTGQVYRLHSTLELPLETVYDYFEDDPDLPPEIASVDITRRKNTLIISAVADDETISKYTPTAQLKASISETRVYTEEEQERRNGPRWGEEPEEEEDEEPLGELIEVAAFKGDRETVLQNTAVQYPMFLVLCDLAREAEKGTLTAITEKDGELQATRIVDGEDRPASIEVVEGPNANSSGDSGVNWRDNEFI, encoded by the coding sequence ATGACGGGGCAAGTATATCGACTTCACTCGACGCTCGAACTGCCGCTGGAAACCGTATACGACTACTTCGAAGACGACCCCGACCTGCCGCCCGAGATCGCCAGCGTCGACATCACCCGGCGCAAGAACACGCTCATCATCAGTGCCGTCGCCGACGACGAGACCATCAGCAAGTACACGCCGACCGCGCAACTGAAAGCGAGCATCTCGGAGACCCGCGTCTACACCGAAGAGGAACAGGAACGACGCAACGGGCCGCGATGGGGGGAGGAACCCGAAGAGGAGGAAGACGAGGAACCGCTGGGCGAACTCATCGAGGTCGCGGCGTTCAAGGGCGACCGCGAGACCGTCCTCCAGAACACCGCGGTCCAGTACCCGATGTTCCTCGTCCTGTGTGACCTCGCGCGAGAGGCCGAGAAGGGGACGCTGACCGCCATCACCGAGAAGGACGGCGAACTCCAGGCCACGCGCATCGTGGACGGCGAGGACCGACCCGCGTCCATCGAGGTCGTCGAGGGTCCCAACGCGAACTCGTCGGGCGACAGCGGGGTCAACTGGCGGGACAACGAGTTCATATAG
- a CDS encoding phosphoadenosine phosphosulfate reductase family protein: MPEDFPDYVDVDYTDGEGESPDDYASMEHKIEKAIEVTRQGLEEYENPAVMWTGGKDSTLTLYFIKEVAEKYGYENPTAVFIDHFQHFDEIHDFVEKWADEWDLDVVYARNEDVGEYVEENDLTPGDDIDISELSDHNQHHVREILEYEDETFPFLLDTYVGNHLLKTVALNDAIEDLDIDGIISGVRWDEQEARADETFFSPRHDPDIYPPHDRVQPILHFDERAVWDTFWHYVVPDTVEEFPDDGHVPQSDDDLPNGLTQDDIPVSPKYFAGFRSLGSEVSTEKSDEEPAWLQDLEDTTERAGRAQDKEDLMERLRDLGYM; this comes from the coding sequence ATGCCCGAAGACTTCCCTGACTACGTCGACGTCGACTACACCGACGGCGAAGGCGAGAGCCCCGACGACTACGCCTCGATGGAGCACAAGATCGAGAAGGCAATCGAGGTGACCCGGCAGGGTCTCGAAGAGTACGAGAACCCCGCGGTGATGTGGACCGGCGGGAAGGACTCGACCCTGACGCTGTACTTCATCAAGGAGGTCGCCGAGAAGTACGGCTACGAGAACCCGACCGCGGTCTTCATCGACCACTTCCAGCACTTCGACGAGATCCACGACTTCGTCGAGAAGTGGGCCGACGAGTGGGACCTCGACGTGGTCTACGCCCGCAACGAGGACGTGGGCGAGTACGTCGAGGAGAACGACCTCACGCCCGGCGACGACATCGACATCTCGGAGCTCAGCGACCACAACCAACACCACGTCCGCGAGATTCTGGAGTACGAGGACGAGACCTTCCCGTTCCTGCTCGACACCTACGTGGGCAACCACCTGCTCAAGACCGTCGCGCTCAACGACGCCATCGAGGACCTCGACATCGACGGCATCATCTCGGGCGTCCGGTGGGACGAACAGGAGGCCCGCGCCGACGAGACGTTCTTCAGCCCGCGCCACGACCCCGACATCTACCCGCCCCACGACCGCGTCCAGCCCATCCTCCACTTCGACGAGCGCGCGGTCTGGGACACCTTCTGGCACTACGTCGTCCCGGACACCGTCGAGGAGTTCCCGGACGACGGCCACGTCCCCCAGAGCGACGACGACCTGCCCAACGGCCTCACGCAGGACGACATCCCGGTCAGCCCGAAGTACTTCGCCGGGTTCCGGTCGCTCGGGAGCGAGGTCAGCACCGAGAAGTCCGACGAGGAGCCCGCGTGGTTGCAGGACCTCGAAGACACGACCGAGCGCGCTGGCCGCGCCCAGGACAAGGAGGACCTGATGGAGCGCCTGCGCGATCTGGGCTACATGTGA
- a CDS encoding DUF7333 family protein, with the protein MEFDTTVTVGALLALVALGTAALIGMGAMATSTVLMMVTPSMLVFGAIALFLGVKHGEYRATRTR; encoded by the coding sequence ATGGAGTTCGACACGACGGTGACGGTCGGTGCACTGCTCGCGCTCGTCGCGCTCGGTACCGCCGCGCTCATCGGCATGGGCGCGATGGCGACCAGCACCGTGCTGATGATGGTGACCCCCTCGATGCTGGTGTTCGGTGCCATCGCGCTGTTCCTCGGCGTCAAGCACGGCGAGTACCGGGCGACGCGGACTCGATAG
- a CDS encoding aldo/keto reductase: MTTTEHDDEATPNGIPRLGLGTWQNTDPDECAESVRTALETGYRHIDTAQAYDNEEHVGEGIARSDVDREDVFLATKIWLSNLSGDDVLSTAEESLDRLGVDYVDLLYVHWPAREYDPEDTLPAFDELRERGLVRNVGVSNFEPEHLDEAREILDSPIVANQVECHPLLPQDELVAYGRDHDVDLVAYSPLARGAVFDVPEIREVAEKHDASPAQVSLAWLFQRDGVAAIPKATGGDHIRDNYGALDVELDDEDVAKIDGIDERNREVDPDFAPWS; the protein is encoded by the coding sequence ATGACTACGACGGAACACGACGACGAGGCGACACCGAACGGTATCCCCCGGCTCGGTCTCGGTACGTGGCAGAACACCGACCCCGACGAGTGCGCCGAGAGCGTCCGGACCGCCCTCGAAACCGGCTATCGGCACATCGACACCGCGCAGGCGTACGACAACGAGGAGCACGTCGGCGAGGGCATCGCCCGCAGCGACGTGGACCGCGAGGACGTGTTCCTCGCCACCAAAATCTGGCTCTCGAACCTCTCGGGCGACGACGTGCTCTCGACCGCCGAGGAGAGCCTCGACCGGCTGGGCGTCGACTACGTCGACCTGCTGTACGTCCACTGGCCCGCCCGGGAGTACGACCCCGAGGACACCCTCCCCGCGTTCGACGAACTCCGCGAGCGGGGGCTGGTCCGGAACGTGGGCGTCTCGAACTTCGAACCCGAACACCTCGACGAGGCCCGCGAGATACTCGATTCGCCCATCGTCGCCAATCAGGTCGAGTGCCACCCCCTGCTCCCGCAGGACGAACTGGTCGCGTACGGCCGCGACCACGACGTCGACCTCGTCGCGTACTCGCCGCTGGCCCGCGGCGCGGTGTTCGACGTGCCCGAGATTCGGGAGGTCGCCGAGAAGCACGACGCCAGCCCCGCGCAAGTGAGTCTGGCGTGGCTGTTCCAGCGCGACGGCGTCGCCGCGATTCCGAAGGCGACCGGTGGCGATCACATCCGAGACAACTACGGCGCGCTCGACGTGGAACTCGACGACGAGGACGTGGCGAAGATAGACGGTATCGACGAGCGCAATCGGGAGGTCGACCCCGACTTCGCGCCGTGGAGCTGA